In Rhizorhabdus phycosphaerae, the genomic stretch CCGTCAACTGATTTAGGCGCCCGCGTTACGCCGGGTGCCTTGGGGGCAGGGCCGCCGCGCGGTTATCCGTGCGAGCGGCCTTCGCTTTTTTGGGCTGGACAGCGCGAGCGTCCCACCCTATCCGCGTCGCCGTCGGCGGATATATTCCGTACCAGACGACGCAGAGTGGGCGCATAGCTCAGTGGTAGAGCACTGTGTTCACACCGCAGGGGTCGCAGGTTCAAACCCTGCTGCGCCCACCACTCTGCATCTCTCTCTCTCTAAATTTCTGTTGGAAGCCAGCTACCGGTTCGCGCTGTGCTTCGGCATGGTGCGATCGACTCCGCCTATCCGGCGCGCAAGCGCGGCGCCAGGGCATGGTGTGTGAATGGCGCTGCGCCGGGCATGCTCACCGGCCGGTTGGCAGGGCGCCTCTATTTCGAGGTCGCAAGCATCGCAACGCTCACGAGCAATATCGTCAAAGCTACCCACCGCAGGATGAGCCGCAGCATCCGACGCGCGCGTCGTCGACCTGCGGTCATCTGGAGGACAGGTGGCAGGTCGAGCGAATGATCGGCTCGCGCGGTCGCCGTGGCAGTGGCGCGGAGCGTTCGCTGCTTGCGTCCGTTGATTTTGACGAATGGAAGCGGGGCCGGACCAGGCAGCGCCGGGATGGCTCTGCTCCCTCCCTGAGTCGGCCAACGTTGCGATGGGGACAACGGAATGATCCCCGGCATCGCCGCGAGCCGGACCTCGCCTGAAGGGCTGTCCGAAGACGTCATGCGCGGAGCGGCCAGCAGGTTTTCTCCCAGGCGGGAGGGATCCCCGATGAAGATCGAACCAGTCAATGCAAAGCCTCGTGCATTTATTTGTTAAGTATAGTTGACGATGAAGCTCACCTTGAAATGATAACTATAGTTAACAGGCACTAGAAGTTGAGCTTACCCCGCTCACAGCGCCATAATGCACGATATTTCGCAAATAAATTCGCGAAATTCGTTGCAAAAAAATTCAGGTCCAATATCCAACAATTATAGATTGTTATAAATTGTAACATCGGGATGGATTCGCAATCCAGAGACTCCGTGGTTTTACGTATGAAGATATTGTTTATTGATGATGATAGAATGGTCCTCGAAGTCGTCGGAGAGATGCTGTCGGACCTTGGCTATAATATGAAATTGATATCCGATCCGCGGGAAGCGGTTATTTACTCGCAGCAAAGGTGCTTTGATATTGATGTAGTTATATCCGACATCCACATGCCGTATATGTCCGGAACTACGGTCGTTCGTAAAATTCGCGAGATCCATCCAGATCTTCCTGCAATTTTTCTTACAGGGCATGCGGACATAACTGCACCGGGGAAGTTGTTAACGAAGCCCTGCACATTGGGGAGCCTCGAAAAGGCGATCGCCGAGGTGAGCGGACGCAGGAAAATCGGAAGCTTGCTCAGGAGCGGTTAACCTAGCGCCGTCACGAGTACGCAATCGATTTTTAGATATTGCGGATCAATATTCTCGATCTGCTCGTTTGAGTGCTGAGATCTCTTCGACGTTACGGAAAAGGTCCATTCTTATAATGGAAGGAGGCTGGAACTGAAGATCATGACATCAGGGCCTCGCTGTCTGTCGGAAGAGTCGGATGCGTTGGCGGATTCGCTGGAGCCGGTCTTCGAAAGCGGAAGCCCGGCGGAGATCAGGCGGGTCTTGAAACGCGTTGCCCGAGCACATGGCGTCAGCGTGCTGGCACGCGAGACGGGCCTTACCAGAGAGGCCATCTACAAGGCGCTCGGAGATCAGGGAAATCCGACATTGGATACACTGTCGCGCTTGCTCGAGGCGATGGAGTTGCGCCTTTCGGTGCGCGCCGCGCGGGCGCCGGAGAAGGCGCGGGCTAGTCGTGGGCCATCCCCCGCAAGTGTCGCAATCGATCGGCGCTCCGCAAACCGCTGTGTCATCAGTTGCGGGCTCGAGGGTGGCCCTTCGCAGGATGCGGGCGCCGAGAAGGGCTGAGTGTCTCGAATTCTCCTGCAGCTGACGTGGTGAGCCGCTTCGGTTC encodes the following:
- a CDS encoding response regulator, yielding MKILFIDDDRMVLEVVGEMLSDLGYNMKLISDPREAVIYSQQRCFDIDVVISDIHMPYMSGTTVVRKIREIHPDLPAIFLTGHADITAPGKLLTKPCTLGSLEKAIAEVSGRRKIGSLLRSG
- a CDS encoding addiction module antidote protein, giving the protein MADSLEPVFESGSPAEIRRVLKRVARAHGVSVLARETGLTREAIYKALGDQGNPTLDTLSRLLEAMELRLSVRAARAPEKARASRGPSPASVAIDRRSANRCVISCGLEGGPSQDAGAEKG